In the Lysinibacillus sp. PLM2 genome, one interval contains:
- the cmk gene encoding cytidylate kinase, with the protein MTKKIQIAIDGPAGAGKSTIAKIVAEALGYTYIDTGAMYRAVTYKALMRNIKLNDAKALEEMLLDTSIELKPSEKGQLVYVDGEDVSQLIRSNEVTNNVSQVSAHPNIRKILVNMQKDLASNGGIVMDGRDIGTQVLKEAQLKIFMSASVEERAKRRLLDNESRGILSDIETLKKEITKRDKLDSEREASPLIQAEDAIYLDTTNLSIIEAADVILKLARDKME; encoded by the coding sequence ATGACAAAGAAAATACAAATCGCAATTGATGGTCCTGCAGGGGCTGGTAAGAGTACAATCGCAAAAATCGTAGCAGAAGCGCTAGGTTATACATATATCGATACAGGTGCAATGTATCGTGCCGTAACGTATAAAGCTTTAATGAGAAACATAAAATTAAATGATGCTAAAGCATTAGAGGAAATGTTATTAGACACTTCCATTGAATTAAAGCCTTCTGAAAAAGGACAACTTGTATATGTAGATGGTGAAGATGTATCACAATTAATTCGTTCCAATGAAGTTACAAATAATGTATCTCAAGTTTCAGCTCATCCGAATATAAGAAAAATATTAGTAAATATGCAAAAAGATTTAGCATCCAATGGTGGTATCGTAATGGATGGTCGAGACATTGGTACACAGGTATTAAAAGAAGCACAGTTAAAAATATTTATGTCAGCATCAGTAGAGGAAAGAGCAAAAAGACGTTTACTAGATAATGAATCACGAGGAATACTATCGGATATTGAAACACTGAAAAAAGAAATTACAAAACGTGATAAATTAGATAGTGAAAGAGAAGCTTCACCACTAATTCAAGCGGAAGATGCGATCTATCTCGATACAACTAATTTATCAATCATTGAAGCTGCAGATGTAATTTTAAAATTAGCAAGGGATAAAATGGAATAA
- the rpsA gene encoding 30S ribosomal protein S1, whose amino-acid sequence MSEEMNANAGQEFREGDIVKGVAAKVEDKAVTVSIEGAPFDGIVPISELSSLHIEKASDVVSVGDELELVITKIEEENFVLSKRKVDAMKAWDKLEAQFASGESFEAEVKDVVKGGLVVDLGVRGFVPASLVEDYFVEDFEDYKGKTLRFKITELDKEKGRLILSHRAVVEEQKNSKKKQVLGGIKEGDILEGTVQRIAPFGAFIDIGGVDGLVHISQVAHEHVEDVATVLSKGQAVKVKVLSVDPSNERISLSIKDTLPGPWTNIEERVAKGSVLKGTVKRLVSFGAFVEVLPSIEGLVHISQISHKHINTPHEVLKEGQEVEVKVLDVNEAEKRLSLSMKELQENPEKVEEFDYELPEENTGFSLSDVIGDQLKGFTNK is encoded by the coding sequence ATGTCTGAAGAAATGAACGCAAACGCAGGCCAAGAATTTCGAGAAGGAGATATTGTGAAAGGTGTTGCTGCAAAAGTCGAAGACAAAGCAGTAACTGTTTCAATAGAAGGTGCACCGTTTGACGGTATTGTACCAATTAGCGAACTTTCGAGCTTGCATATTGAAAAAGCCTCTGATGTTGTATCAGTAGGTGATGAATTAGAATTAGTCATCACGAAAATTGAAGAAGAAAATTTTGTTTTATCAAAACGTAAAGTTGATGCAATGAAAGCATGGGATAAGCTTGAGGCACAATTTGCATCAGGGGAAAGCTTTGAAGCTGAAGTAAAGGATGTTGTGAAGGGTGGCCTGGTAGTTGATTTAGGCGTACGTGGCTTCGTTCCTGCATCATTAGTAGAAGACTATTTTGTTGAAGATTTTGAAGATTATAAAGGTAAAACTTTACGTTTTAAAATAACTGAACTTGATAAAGAAAAAGGCCGATTAATTTTATCCCATCGCGCAGTAGTAGAAGAGCAAAAGAACTCTAAGAAGAAACAAGTACTTGGAGGAATCAAAGAAGGCGATATACTAGAAGGTACTGTTCAACGTATCGCGCCATTTGGAGCTTTTATTGATATTGGTGGCGTTGATGGTTTAGTGCATATTTCTCAAGTAGCTCATGAGCATGTAGAAGACGTTGCTACAGTATTATCAAAAGGTCAAGCTGTAAAAGTGAAAGTATTATCAGTAGACCCATCAAATGAAAGAATTTCTTTATCGATTAAAGATACTTTGCCAGGACCTTGGACAAACATTGAGGAACGTGTGGCAAAAGGTTCAGTTCTAAAAGGAACTGTAAAACGTTTAGTTTCATTTGGTGCATTTGTTGAAGTTTTACCTAGTATTGAGGGATTAGTTCATATATCACAAATTTCCCATAAACATATAAACACTCCTCATGAGGTATTAAAAGAAGGACAAGAAGTTGAAGTAAAAGTGTTAGATGTAAACGAGGCTGAGAAACGTTTATCTCTAAGTATGAAAGAACTTCAAGAAAATCCTGAAAAGGTTGAAGAGTTCGATTATGAATTACCAGAAGAAAATACTGGCTTCTCATTAAGCGATGTAATCGGAGATCAACTAAAAGGGTTTACTAATAAATAA
- the der gene encoding GTPase Der, which translates to MTKPVIAIVGRPNVGKSTIFNRIVGERVSIVEDIPGVTRDRIYSSADWLTHEFNIIDTGGIEIGDEPFLEQIRAQAEIAIQEADVIIFMTNGREGVTLADEQVAKILYKTKKPVVLAVNKIDNPDMREMIYDFYSLGFGEPFPISGSHGLGLGDLLDECAKHFPKEDEEQYSEDTIKFSLIGRPNVGKSSLVNAFLGQDRVIVSDIAGTTRDAIDTPYTYEGQEYVIIDTAGMRKRGKVYESTEKYSVLRAMRAIERSDVVLVVLNADEGIQEQDKKIAGYAHEAGKAIVIVVNKWDAVEKNDKTMNLFTQQIREHFLYLHYAPIIFVSAKTKQRVHQILSLVQRVSENHAMRIQSSILNEVIEDAIARNPAPTDKGRRLRIYYTTQVAIKPPTFVTFVNDPELMHFSYERFLENRIRETFDFEGTPIRMIARARE; encoded by the coding sequence ATGACAAAACCAGTAATCGCCATCGTAGGTCGTCCGAACGTAGGGAAGTCAACAATTTTTAACCGTATTGTTGGTGAACGTGTTTCCATCGTGGAAGATATACCAGGTGTAACACGTGATCGTATTTATAGTTCGGCAGATTGGTTAACACACGAATTCAATATTATCGATACGGGTGGTATTGAAATAGGCGACGAGCCATTTTTAGAACAAATTCGAGCACAGGCGGAAATCGCGATTCAAGAGGCGGATGTTATTATTTTTATGACAAATGGCCGTGAAGGCGTGACGCTAGCCGATGAACAAGTGGCTAAAATTTTATACAAAACTAAAAAGCCGGTAGTTCTTGCAGTTAATAAAATCGACAATCCTGATATGAGGGAAATGATTTATGATTTTTATTCTCTAGGTTTTGGAGAACCATTTCCTATTTCAGGATCCCACGGTTTAGGACTGGGAGATTTATTAGATGAATGTGCAAAACATTTCCCTAAGGAAGATGAAGAACAATATTCAGAAGACACAATAAAATTTAGTTTAATAGGTCGACCAAATGTAGGAAAGTCTTCTTTAGTAAATGCCTTCCTTGGTCAAGATAGAGTAATTGTGAGTGATATTGCCGGTACGACACGCGATGCAATTGACACTCCATATACTTATGAAGGACAGGAATATGTCATTATTGATACTGCGGGGATGCGTAAAAGAGGGAAAGTTTACGAATCAACAGAAAAATACTCGGTTCTTCGTGCAATGAGGGCAATTGAACGTTCAGATGTTGTTTTAGTTGTATTAAATGCAGATGAGGGTATTCAAGAGCAGGATAAAAAAATCGCTGGCTATGCTCATGAAGCAGGCAAAGCGATTGTTATCGTTGTGAATAAATGGGATGCTGTTGAAAAAAATGATAAAACAATGAATTTATTTACACAGCAAATTCGTGAGCACTTTTTATATTTGCATTATGCTCCAATTATCTTTGTATCTGCGAAAACAAAGCAACGGGTACATCAAATATTATCGCTTGTTCAACGAGTTAGTGAGAACCACGCGATGCGTATTCAATCTTCAATTTTAAATGAAGTAATCGAGGATGCTATTGCGCGTAATCCAGCTCCGACTGATAAAGGACGCCGTTTACGCATTTACTACACAACACAAGTAGCGATCAAGCCGCCAACATTTGTAACCTTTGTAAATGATCCAGAATTAATGCACTTTTCTTATGAACGATTCCTAGAAAACCGAATTCGTGAAACCTTTGATTTTGAAGGAACACCAATACGTATGATTGCACGCGCTAGGGAATAA
- the gpsA gene encoding glycerol-3-phosphate dehydrogenase [NAD(P)+] — translation MDHVTVFGAGSWGTALAIVLAENGHNTLLWTHRQDQANEINDQHTNKKYLPETVLPDLLTATSDMKQAVEHASIYVMAVPTKAIREVCGNIVDHLSKKALFIHVSKGIEPDSLLRISEILEQSLPSDLVQDIVVLSGPSHAEEVVLRHPTTITAACKNIKSAEKTQDLFMNSYFRVYTNTDVIGVEIGGALKNVIALAAGISDGLGYGDNAKAALITRGLAEISRVGVKMGGNPFTFSGLSGMGDLIVTCTSVHSRNWRAGNMLGKGMKLHEVLEKMGMVVEGVRTTKAAYQLSTKYEVPMPLTAALYDVLFNEKVPKDAVDELMIRMKKREIDNLI, via the coding sequence ATGGACCATGTAACTGTATTTGGTGCTGGATCTTGGGGAACAGCGCTAGCCATTGTGCTAGCAGAAAATGGTCATAATACTCTTCTTTGGACTCATCGACAAGATCAAGCAAATGAAATAAACGACCAGCATACAAATAAAAAATATTTACCCGAAACAGTTCTTCCAGACCTACTAACAGCAACGAGTGACATGAAGCAAGCAGTAGAACATGCTTCTATTTATGTAATGGCTGTGCCGACAAAAGCAATACGAGAGGTCTGCGGAAATATAGTGGATCATTTATCGAAAAAGGCGTTATTTATCCATGTTTCTAAGGGAATTGAGCCAGATTCATTATTAAGAATCTCGGAAATATTAGAGCAAAGTTTACCTTCTGACCTAGTACAAGATATTGTAGTATTATCTGGACCAAGTCATGCAGAAGAAGTGGTATTACGTCATCCAACTACGATTACTGCAGCTTGTAAAAATATCAAATCCGCTGAAAAAACACAGGATTTATTTATGAACAGCTATTTCCGTGTCTATACAAATACGGATGTCATCGGTGTTGAAATAGGTGGCGCATTAAAAAATGTTATTGCATTAGCTGCGGGAATTTCTGATGGATTAGGTTATGGTGATAATGCAAAAGCCGCACTAATTACTAGAGGCTTAGCTGAAATTTCTCGAGTAGGCGTAAAGATGGGTGGAAATCCATTTACTTTTTCAGGATTATCCGGTATGGGAGACTTAATTGTAACTTGTACAAGTGTCCATTCGCGAAACTGGCGTGCAGGTAATATGCTTGGAAAGGGCATGAAGCTTCATGAAGTGTTAGAAAAGATGGGTATGGTAGTTGAAGGTGTGCGTACAACAAAGGCAGCATATCAATTATCTACAAAATATGAAGTGCCAATGCCATTAACAGCTGCATTGTATGATGTGCTATTTAATGAAAAAGTTCCGAAAGATGCTGTAGATGAGCTGATGATTCGGATGAAGAAGCGAGAAATTGATAATTTAATATAA
- the spoIVA gene encoding stage IV sporulation protein A, translating into MLPNIVDEEDRKRALDELPQSSPGPVIMTAEPKFVPAQGTQITIGESEIPFRIRFADCVGYVIDGVKGYEDENGPKYVHTPWHTEAIPFQEAAKIGTDKVISDHANIGIVVTTDGTVNGIARHAAQVAESQIVEQLKEIGKPFVVILNSSIPTHSNTIALRNELFERYGVPVISVSIDQMSLRDMEYILQEALYEFPVEDIEVEKPDWLDVLDSTHPVNQTLSESVASILDSITKIRDVSQAAEELKDLDFIEDCGVERVDAGLGVATVRISLKPDIYRAVCNEWLDQPIESKKDWLLFIKEAAEAKKAQKRFREAIEEASENGYGVTLPTLDEFVPSEPEMIKQNNFYGVRMKASAPSYHIIRIDMETEFAPLIGTEFYSQQLLKDLQYAYKHDREALWETQLFGTPLHEVLKEGIRYKMNSVPANAKKRMRQTIERMVNEGDRGLVTFII; encoded by the coding sequence GTGCTCCCAAATATCGTAGATGAAGAAGATCGCAAAAGAGCACTGGACGAGCTGCCACAGAGTTCACCGGGTCCTGTTATTATGACTGCAGAACCAAAGTTTGTTCCTGCACAGGGTACACAAATTACTATTGGGGAAAGTGAAATACCTTTCCGAATTCGTTTTGCGGATTGTGTAGGGTATGTTATTGACGGTGTGAAAGGATATGAAGATGAGAATGGACCAAAGTATGTTCATACACCATGGCATACTGAAGCGATCCCATTCCAAGAAGCAGCAAAGATTGGTACAGACAAAGTTATAAGTGATCACGCAAATATTGGTATAGTTGTGACGACAGATGGTACTGTTAATGGTATTGCTCGTCATGCAGCTCAAGTTGCAGAATCACAAATTGTTGAGCAATTAAAAGAAATTGGTAAGCCTTTTGTTGTTATTTTAAACAGCAGTATTCCAACTCATAGTAATACAATTGCGCTTCGCAACGAATTGTTCGAACGTTATGGAGTACCTGTAATCTCGGTATCTATCGATCAAATGTCATTGCGCGATATGGAGTATATTTTACAGGAAGCTTTATATGAATTCCCAGTGGAAGATATTGAAGTTGAAAAACCTGATTGGTTAGATGTATTAGATTCAACGCATCCAGTCAATCAAACATTATCTGAATCAGTAGCAAGTATACTAGATTCGATTACAAAAATTCGTGATGTTTCTCAAGCTGCAGAGGAATTAAAAGATCTTGATTTTATTGAAGATTGTGGTGTTGAAAGAGTCGATGCTGGATTAGGTGTTGCAACAGTTAGGATTTCATTAAAGCCTGATATTTATCGCGCGGTTTGCAACGAATGGTTAGACCAGCCGATAGAGTCCAAAAAAGATTGGTTATTATTTATAAAAGAAGCAGCTGAAGCAAAAAAAGCACAGAAACGTTTCCGTGAAGCTATTGAAGAAGCTTCTGAAAATGGTTATGGCGTGACACTGCCTACATTAGATGAGTTTGTACCGAGTGAACCAGAAATGATTAAACAAAATAACTTCTATGGCGTTCGTATGAAAGCTTCTGCGCCATCTTATCATATTATTCGTATTGACATGGAAACAGAGTTTGCTCCATTAATAGGTACAGAATTTTATAGTCAGCAACTTTTAAAGGACCTACAGTATGCGTATAAACACGATCGTGAGGCATTATGGGAAACGCAATTGTTTGGAACGCCATTACATGAAGTGTTAAAAGAGGGAATTCGATATAAAATGAATTCGGTACCAGCTAACGCGAAGAAGAGAATGCGTCAAACAATTGAAAGAATGGTAAATGAAGGTGACCGTGGTTTAGTAACGTTTATCATCTAG
- a CDS encoding transcriptional regulator produces the protein MNKTELVNSVAEAAALSKKDASKAVEAVFDTIQDALAKGDKVQLIGFGNFEVRERAARKGRNPQTGKEIEIAASKVPAFKPGKALKDAVK, from the coding sequence GTGAATAAAACAGAATTAGTAAACTCTGTTGCTGAAGCTGCAGCTCTTTCTAAAAAAGACGCTTCTAAAGCAGTTGAAGCTGTATTTGATACAATTCAAGATGCTCTTGCAAAGGGTGACAAAGTACAATTAATCGGTTTTGGTAACTTTGAAGTACGTGAACGTGCGGCTCGTAAAGGTCGTAACCCACAAACTGGTAAAGAAATCGAAATCGCTGCTAGCAAAGTACCTGCTTTCAAACCAGGTAAAGCGCTTAAAGATGCTGTAAAATAA
- the folE_2 gene encoding GTP cyclohydrolase 1 encodes MSKVDLEKIEEAVKMILEAVGEDVNREGLLDTPKRVSKMYEEMFSGIGEDPREYFSTVFHEDHEELVLVKDIPFYSMCEHHLVPFYGKAHIAYIPRDGRVAGLSKLGRCVESVARRPQLQERITSTVADSIMEMLTPHGVYVVIEAEHMCMTMRGLKKPGSKTVTSAARGIFENDENKRREVISFIQMS; translated from the coding sequence ATGTCAAAAGTTGATTTAGAAAAAATAGAGGAAGCAGTAAAAATGATATTAGAAGCAGTTGGTGAAGATGTTAATCGTGAAGGGTTACTAGATACTCCAAAACGTGTTTCTAAAATGTATGAAGAAATGTTCAGTGGGATTGGGGAAGATCCTAGAGAATACTTTAGTACGGTATTTCATGAGGATCATGAAGAGCTTGTCCTTGTTAAAGATATACCTTTTTATTCGATGTGTGAGCATCACTTAGTTCCATTTTACGGCAAAGCACATATTGCATACATTCCAAGGGATGGGCGTGTTGCAGGTTTAAGCAAACTTGGACGCTGTGTAGAATCGGTTGCTCGTAGACCTCAACTACAAGAGAGAATTACATCAACAGTTGCAGATAGTATTATGGAAATGTTGACCCCTCATGGAGTTTACGTTGTTATAGAAGCTGAGCATATGTGCATGACAATGCGGGGATTGAAAAAGCCTGGTTCAAAAACGGTGACCTCTGCCGCTCGTGGAATTTTTGAAAATGATGAAAATAAACGTAGAGAAGTTATTTCATTTATTCAAATGTCTTAA
- the mtrB gene encoding transcription attenuation protein MtrB, with amino-acid sequence MAETDYIIIRAEEDGVHVIGLTRGSDTKFHHSEKLDSGEVMIAQFTEHTSAMKIRGKAQIFSAYGTVESGKKK; translated from the coding sequence ATGGCAGAAACAGATTATATTATCATTCGTGCTGAAGAAGATGGCGTTCATGTAATCGGATTAACACGTGGTTCAGATACAAAATTTCATCATTCTGAAAAATTAGATTCTGGTGAAGTGATGATTGCACAGTTCACTGAACATACATCTGCAATGAAAATTCGTGGAAAAGCTCAAATTTTTTCAGCATACGGTACTGTTGAAAGTGGAAAGAAAAAATAA
- the hepS gene encoding heptaprenyl diphosphate synthase subunit I: MDATYIQNSIEQLKLNIYNQLHHSTLLKYTGEPVLNNHQLFYLLLPFLNGENWDENLNISAVTIGMVHASLSEHDKIHEQNATSKEQQLTVLSGDFYSGRYYQLLANTGNIFLIRKISEGIVNRCEQQMKVYEPNKLTINEWLNSLLTIETELIKKYYSFYHFEKYNTIMTKSLLLLRLNEELMNYQNGNVTAFIKNMMGSLNKFETIDSVINQEVETLIESLNEYLQTSSVLKDELKLYIKKQIAVCR; this comes from the coding sequence ATGGATGCAACTTACATTCAGAATTCTATTGAACAACTTAAATTGAATATATACAATCAATTACATCATAGTACTTTACTTAAATATACTGGGGAGCCGGTTTTAAATAATCATCAATTGTTTTATCTACTTTTACCTTTTTTGAATGGTGAAAATTGGGATGAAAATTTAAATATAAGCGCTGTTACAATCGGTATGGTTCATGCATCTTTAAGTGAACACGATAAGATTCATGAACAAAACGCAACAAGTAAAGAACAACAATTAACTGTATTATCCGGGGATTTTTATAGTGGACGATATTATCAACTGTTAGCGAATACAGGGAATATTTTTTTAATTAGAAAAATTTCTGAAGGTATAGTAAATCGTTGTGAACAACAAATGAAAGTCTATGAACCAAATAAGTTGACGATAAATGAATGGTTAAATAGTTTACTTACAATTGAAACGGAACTTATCAAAAAATACTATTCGTTCTATCATTTTGAAAAATATAATACTATTATGACAAAAAGTTTATTATTGCTTAGATTAAACGAAGAATTAATGAATTATCAAAATGGCAATGTGACAGCTTTCATCAAAAATATGATGGGTAGCTTAAATAAATTTGAAACTATTGATTCGGTAATTAACCAAGAGGTAGAAACGCTAATTGAGAGTCTAAATGAATATCTTCAAACGTCTTCTGTTCTAAAAGACGAGCTTAAGTTATACATAAAGAAACAAATAGCGGTTTGTCGTTAA
- the menG gene encoding demethylmenaquinone methyltransferase, with the protein MAKSKEERVHEVFENISDNYDKMNSVISFQLHVKWRGDTMKRMNVKPGSKCLDVCCGTADWTVALAKATGESGIVKGLDFSKNMLKVGEQKVKPFPQVELIHGNAMELPFEDNTFDYVTIGFGLRNVPDYIKVLKEMNRVLKPGGMAVCLETSQPEIPVYRQLFRFYFKYIMPLFGKLLAKSYKEYSWLQESASDFPGMKKLAFMFEEAGFERVSYKGYSGGAAAMHMGFKKEI; encoded by the coding sequence ATGGCAAAATCAAAAGAAGAACGTGTACATGAAGTTTTTGAAAATATTTCAGACAACTATGATAAGATGAATTCGGTTATCAGCTTCCAGCTCCATGTAAAATGGCGCGGTGATACGATGAAACGAATGAATGTAAAGCCGGGTTCTAAATGTTTAGATGTTTGTTGTGGAACTGCGGATTGGACAGTAGCATTAGCAAAAGCAACTGGCGAATCTGGCATAGTAAAAGGTCTCGATTTTAGTAAAAACATGTTAAAGGTTGGCGAACAAAAAGTAAAGCCATTTCCACAGGTTGAACTTATACACGGCAATGCAATGGAATTGCCTTTTGAAGATAATACGTTTGATTATGTCACGATAGGATTTGGACTTAGAAATGTACCTGATTATATTAAAGTATTAAAGGAAATGAATCGTGTGTTAAAACCAGGTGGGATGGCAGTGTGTCTTGAGACTTCGCAGCCAGAAATTCCTGTTTATAGACAACTTTTCCGTTTCTACTTTAAATATATCATGCCATTATTTGGTAAACTACTTGCAAAGAGCTACAAAGAATATTCTTGGTTACAGGAATCCGCGAGCGATTTCCCAGGTATGAAAAAGTTGGCTTTTATGTTTGAAGAAGCAGGTTTTGAGCGAGTAAGCTATAAAGGGTATAGTGGTGGTGCTGCTGCTATGCATATGGGATTTAAAAAAGAAATTTAG
- the hepT gene encoding heptaprenyl diphosphate synthase component II — protein MEKMKLKMLYSDLKQDIDIIEKELEKALNSSSHLINEASLHLLQAGGKRIRPVFVLISAKFGNYNIDEIKNIAVPLELIHSASLVHDDVIDNSDMRRGRYTVKAQWNNRVAMYTGDYIFARALEYVTSIENQAVHKILAHTMVEICNGEVIQIEDKFRLNQNIKDYFRRIKRKTALLIESSCELGAIVGGAEPEVVRHLKRFGYYVGMSYQIIDDILDFTSTDKQLGKPAGSDLLQGNITLPILLLKDQPKIQKFITAASNGFVTEDERLEMLEVVRNSDAIKKATLVSNQYLLKALKEVEALPNIPMKKKLRDIALFIGKRKY, from the coding sequence GTGGAAAAGATGAAGTTAAAAATGCTCTATTCCGACTTGAAACAGGACATAGACATCATCGAAAAAGAATTAGAAAAAGCGCTAAACTCGTCTTCACACTTAATCAATGAAGCTTCTCTCCATTTATTGCAGGCGGGCGGGAAACGAATACGTCCAGTTTTTGTTTTAATTAGTGCGAAATTTGGTAATTATAATATCGATGAGATTAAAAATATCGCAGTACCACTTGAATTAATACATTCTGCTTCCCTTGTTCATGATGACGTAATTGATAATTCTGACATGAGAAGAGGCAGATATACTGTAAAAGCACAATGGAACAATCGGGTTGCAATGTATACTGGCGACTATATTTTTGCCCGTGCTTTAGAGTATGTAACATCTATTGAGAATCAAGCAGTCCATAAAATTTTGGCGCATACAATGGTCGAAATTTGTAACGGTGAAGTCATTCAAATTGAGGATAAGTTTCGTTTGAATCAAAACATCAAGGATTATTTTAGAAGAATAAAAAGAAAAACGGCATTATTAATCGAATCTAGCTGTGAGTTAGGTGCAATCGTTGGTGGGGCAGAACCAGAAGTTGTTCGACATCTTAAAAGATTTGGTTACTATGTAGGAATGAGTTATCAAATCATTGATGATATTTTAGACTTTACATCAACTGATAAGCAGCTTGGTAAACCGGCAGGTAGTGATTTATTGCAAGGGAATATTACCTTGCCTATATTGTTACTGAAGGATCAACCGAAAATTCAAAAGTTTATTACTGCGGCTTCTAATGGTTTTGTTACAGAGGATGAGCGATTAGAAATGCTTGAAGTTGTTCGAAATTCGGATGCGATTAAAAAAGCAACACTAGTAAGTAATCAATATTTGCTGAAAGCTTTAAAGGAAGTGGAAGCGCTACCTAATATTCCGATGAAAAAGAAATTACGAGATATAGCATTATTTATTGGGAAAAGAAAATATTAA
- the ndk gene encoding nucleoside diphosphate kinase, which yields MAIEKTFIMVKPDGVQRQVVGDIIDRFERRGFTMKGAKLMNVSRELAEEHYAEHKERPFFGELVDFITSGPVFAMVWEGENVIQLARIMMGATKPEESSPGTIRGDYAVTISENVIHGSDSPESAEREIQLWFGSELV from the coding sequence ATGGCTATCGAAAAAACTTTTATAATGGTTAAACCAGATGGTGTACAACGTCAAGTAGTAGGTGACATTATCGACCGTTTTGAGCGTCGTGGTTTTACAATGAAAGGCGCTAAACTAATGAACGTATCTCGTGAATTAGCAGAAGAACACTATGCTGAACATAAAGAACGCCCATTCTTTGGAGAATTAGTTGACTTCATTACTTCTGGTCCTGTATTTGCAATGGTATGGGAAGGCGAAAACGTAATTCAATTAGCACGTATTATGATGGGTGCTACGAAACCAGAAGAATCTTCACCTGGTACAATCCGTGGTGACTATGCAGTTACAATTTCAGAAAACGTTATTCACGGTTCTGATTCACCTGAATCTGCTGAACGTGAAATTCAATTATGGTTCGGTAGCGAATTAGTATAA
- the cheR_1 gene encoding chemotaxis protein methyltransferase, with translation MSDYEQFIDGIKRKTGIDLSLYKEAQMKRRLTSLYEKKGYRNFTEFLHALERDRDLMNEFLDRMTINVSEFYRNAKRWEVLQNKIFPMLLKTNRKLKIWSAACSTGEEPYTISMVLSNHLPLAQINVHATDIDENVIQKAKLGLYPERSLAEVPAEMKSKYFHTEGQFYKIKDDIKKTVTYKKHNLLKDTYETNYDLIVCRNVMIYFTEDAKDLIYQNFSKSLRSGGILFVGSTEQIFNPSRYDFEVEDTFFYRKK, from the coding sequence ATGTCTGATTATGAACAGTTTATTGATGGTATAAAAAGAAAAACTGGAATTGATTTAAGTCTATATAAAGAAGCGCAAATGAAGCGGAGATTAACATCTTTATATGAGAAAAAGGGTTACCGTAATTTTACCGAGTTTTTACATGCATTAGAAAGAGATCGCGACCTAATGAATGAGTTTTTAGATCGCATGACGATTAATGTTTCAGAATTTTATCGTAATGCTAAACGTTGGGAAGTATTACAAAATAAAATTTTCCCTATGCTTCTAAAAACGAATCGAAAACTTAAAATTTGGAGTGCTGCCTGTTCAACAGGTGAGGAGCCTTATACAATATCTATGGTTCTCTCAAATCATTTACCACTAGCTCAAATAAATGTGCATGCCACGGATATTGATGAAAATGTAATCCAAAAAGCAAAGTTAGGATTATACCCTGAAAGATCACTTGCAGAAGTCCCAGCAGAAATGAAATCGAAATATTTTCATACAGAAGGTCAATTTTATAAGATTAAAGATGATATTAAGAAAACTGTTACATATAAAAAACATAATTTATTAAAAGATACTTATGAAACTAATTACGATTTAATCGTTTGTCGGAATGTAATGATTTACTTTACCGAAGACGCAAAGGATTTAATTTATCAGAACTTTAGTAAATCATTACGATCAGGAGGAATATTATTTGTTGGGTCGACAGAACAAATTTTTAATCCCTCCCGCTATGATTTTGAGGTAGAAGATACGTTTTTCTATCGTAAAAAGTAA